A genomic stretch from Canis lupus baileyi chromosome 3, mCanLup2.hap1, whole genome shotgun sequence includes:
- the ZFP1 gene encoding zinc finger protein 1 homolog isoform X3 translates to MDVMLENYSNLLSVEVWKADDQMERDHSNPDEQARPFIIFKNQTPIEERGNLFGKTFNLSTDFVSLRQVPYKYDLYEKTLKSNSDLLNNNRSYIRKRADECNGFGKALLYLKQEKTHNGLEYSEYNKSGKVFKESIFKHQKIRNLVQPFICNYCDKAFSFKSLLISHKRIHTGEKPYECNVCKKTFSHKANLIKHQRIHTGEKPFECIECGKAFTHQSNLIVHQRAHMEKKPYECSDCGKTFAQKFELTTHQRIHTGERPYECNECAKTFFKKSNLIIHQKIHTGEKRYECSECGKSFIQNSQLIIHMRTHTGEKPYECTECGKTFSQRSTLRLHLRIHTGEKPYECSECGKAFSRKSRLSVHQRVHMREKP, encoded by the coding sequence AGGTGTGGAAGGCTGACGACCAGATGGAGAGGGACCACAGCAACCCAGATGAGCAGGCGAGaccatttatcatttttaaaaaccaaacccCAATTGAGGAAAGAGGGAATctctttggaaaaacatttaaTCTGAGcacagattttgtttctttaaggcAAGTACCCTATAAATATGACTTATATGAAAAAACTTTGAAATCTAATTCAGACTTACTTAATAATAATAGAAGCTATATAAGAAAGAGAGCTGATGAGTGTAATGGATTTGGAAAAGCACTCCTCTATCTGAAGCAAGAGAAAACCCATAATGGATTAGAATACTCTGAATATAATAAAAGTGGGAAAGTCTTTAAAGAATCCATTTTTAAAcatcagaaaataagaaatttggtCCAACCTTTTATTTGTAATTACTGTGACAAGGCTTTCTCCTTTAAGTCACTGCTCATTAGTCACAAGAGAAtacacactggagagaaaccttatgaatgtaatGTGTGTAAGAAAACTTTCTCCCATAAGGCAAACCTCATCAAACATCAAAGAATTCATACAGGGGAGAAACCCTTTGAATGTATTGAATGCGGAAAAGCTTTCACGCACCAGTCAAACCTCATTGTACACCAGAGAGCACACATGGAGAAGAAGCCCTATGAATGCAGTGATTGCGGCAAGACATTTGCCCAGAAATTTGAACTTACTACACACCAGAGAATTCATACAGGAGAACGACCCTATGAGTGTAACGAATGTGCAAAAACCTTCTTTAAGAAATCAAACCTCATCATACATCAGAAAATTCACACGGGGGAGAAACGCTACgagtgcagtgaatgtggaaagTCCTTTATCCAGAACTCACAACTCATTATACATATGAGAACTCATACGGGAGAAAAACCCTACGAATGTACTGAATGTGGCAAAACATTCAGCCAGAGGTCAACCCTTAGATTGCATTTGCGAATccatacaggagagaaaccatatgaGTGTTcggaatgtgggaaggccttcagcAGGAAGTCCCGACTCAGTGTCCATCAGAGAGTTCACATGAGGGAAAAGCCCTGA
- the ZFP1 gene encoding zinc finger protein 1 homolog isoform X4, with the protein MERDHSNPDEQARPFIIFKNQTPIEERGNLFGKTFNLSTDFVSLRQVPYKYDLYEKTLKSNSDLLNNNRSYIRKRADECNGFGKALLYLKQEKTHNGLEYSEYNKSGKVFKESIFKHQKIRNLVQPFICNYCDKAFSFKSLLISHKRIHTGEKPYECNVCKKTFSHKANLIKHQRIHTGEKPFECIECGKAFTHQSNLIVHQRAHMEKKPYECSDCGKTFAQKFELTTHQRIHTGERPYECNECAKTFFKKSNLIIHQKIHTGEKRYECSECGKSFIQNSQLIIHMRTHTGEKPYECTECGKTFSQRSTLRLHLRIHTGEKPYECSECGKAFSRKSRLSVHQRVHMREKP; encoded by the coding sequence ATGGAGAGGGACCACAGCAACCCAGATGAGCAGGCGAGaccatttatcatttttaaaaaccaaacccCAATTGAGGAAAGAGGGAATctctttggaaaaacatttaaTCTGAGcacagattttgtttctttaaggcAAGTACCCTATAAATATGACTTATATGAAAAAACTTTGAAATCTAATTCAGACTTACTTAATAATAATAGAAGCTATATAAGAAAGAGAGCTGATGAGTGTAATGGATTTGGAAAAGCACTCCTCTATCTGAAGCAAGAGAAAACCCATAATGGATTAGAATACTCTGAATATAATAAAAGTGGGAAAGTCTTTAAAGAATCCATTTTTAAAcatcagaaaataagaaatttggtCCAACCTTTTATTTGTAATTACTGTGACAAGGCTTTCTCCTTTAAGTCACTGCTCATTAGTCACAAGAGAAtacacactggagagaaaccttatgaatgtaatGTGTGTAAGAAAACTTTCTCCCATAAGGCAAACCTCATCAAACATCAAAGAATTCATACAGGGGAGAAACCCTTTGAATGTATTGAATGCGGAAAAGCTTTCACGCACCAGTCAAACCTCATTGTACACCAGAGAGCACACATGGAGAAGAAGCCCTATGAATGCAGTGATTGCGGCAAGACATTTGCCCAGAAATTTGAACTTACTACACACCAGAGAATTCATACAGGAGAACGACCCTATGAGTGTAACGAATGTGCAAAAACCTTCTTTAAGAAATCAAACCTCATCATACATCAGAAAATTCACACGGGGGAGAAACGCTACgagtgcagtgaatgtggaaagTCCTTTATCCAGAACTCACAACTCATTATACATATGAGAACTCATACGGGAGAAAAACCCTACGAATGTACTGAATGTGGCAAAACATTCAGCCAGAGGTCAACCCTTAGATTGCATTTGCGAATccatacaggagagaaaccatatgaGTGTTcggaatgtgggaaggccttcagcAGGAAGTCCCGACTCAGTGTCCATCAGAGAGTTCACATGAGGGAAAAGCCCTGA
- the LOC140629068 gene encoding chymotrypsinogen 2-like yields the protein MAFLWLLSCFALVGAASSHCGVPAIEPVLNGLSRIVNGEDAVPGSWPWQVSLQDSTGFHFCGGSLISEDWVVTAAHCGVRTSHLVVAGEFDQSSSEENIQVLKIAEVFKNPKFNMFTVRNDITLLKLATPARFSETVSPVCLPQATDDFPPGLMCVTTGWGRTKYNANKTPDKLQQAALPLLSNAECKKFWGSKITDVMICAGASGVSSCMGDSGGPLVCQKDGAWTLVGIVSWGSGTCSTSVPAVYSRVTELIPWVQEILAAN from the exons ATGGCCTTTCTGTGGCTTCTCTCCTGCTTCGCCCTTGTGGGGGCCGCCTCCAGTC ACTGCGGGGTCCCCGCCATCGAACCTGTCCTGAACGGCCTGTCCAGGATCGTCAATGGGGAAGACGCCGTCCCGGGCTCCTGGCCCTGGCAGGTGTCGCTGCAG GACAGCACCGGCTTCCACTTCTGCGGGGGCTCCCTCATCAGCGAGGACTGGGTGGTCACGGCCGCCCACTGCGgggtcag GACCTCTCACCTGGTCGTGGCCGGGGAGTTTGACCAGAGCTCAAGTGAAGAGAACATCCAGGTCCTGAAGATCGCCGAG GTGTTCAAGAACCCCAAGTTCAACATGTTCACGGTCCGCAACGACATCACCCTGCTGAAGCTGGCCACGCCCGCCCGCTTCTCCGAGACCGTGTCCCCCGTGTGCCTGCCCCAGGCGACCGACGACTTCCCCCCGGGTTTGATGTGCGTCACCACCGGCTGGGGGCGGACCAAGTACAACG CCAACAAGACGCCCGACAAGCTGCAGCAGGCggccctgcccctcctgtccAACGCCGAGTGCAAGAAGTTCTGGGGCAGCAAGATCACCGACGTGATGATTTGCGCCGGTGCCAGCGGCGTCTCCTCCTGCATG GGTGACTCTGGTGGCCCCCTGGTCTGCCAGAAGGATGGAGCCTGGACCCTGGTGGGCATCGTGTCCTGGGGCAGCGGCACCTGCTCCACCTCTGTTCCTGCTGTGTACTCCCGTGTCACTGAGCTCATTCCTTGGGTTCAGGAAATACTTGCTGCCAACTGA